GGCCGGTCACTCAGGCCGGGCGGCAGTGTCTCTCGACCGCTGCAAACTCCAGGCCGGTTGCTGGAGACCCGGATGTCGGGGCCTCCACCGGCCGCAGAACGAGACCATGTTCTGATTCGGTGCTAGAACCGCCCGATGGGGTTCAACATCGCCGACCTGTTCGAACGCGCCGTCGACGCGGTGCCCAACCGGACGGCGGTGGTGTGCGGCGACGCCTCGTTGACCTTCGCCGAGTTCGACGTCGAGGCCAACAAAATGGCCAACCACCTGCTCGCCGAGGGCATCGGCGCCGGCGACCACATCGGCATCTACGCCCAGAACTCCGTCGAGTGGCTGATCGCCATGATGGCGGCGTTCAAAGTGCGCGGTGTGCCGATCAACATCAACTTCCGCTACGTCGAAGACGAGCTGGCCTACCTGTTCGACAACGCCGACCTGGTCGCCCTCGTCCACGACCGGGCCTACCTCGACCGCATCGAGGCGGTGACCGCTCGCGTGCCCGGCCTGAGGCACTTCGTGATGATCGAGGACGGCAGCGACGCCGACCCGACCCGAGTGGGTTCGGTGCCGTGGGCGGAGGCGGTCGCCGACGCCAGTACCGAACGTCCACAGCTGGAACGCTCGGGCGACGACCTCTACGTGCTCTACACCGGCGGCACCACCGGCATGCCCAAGGGGGTGGTGTGGCGCCACGAGGACGTGTTCTACGCGCTCGGCGGCGGGGTGGACGCCTACACCAACGAACGGGTCACCCACGGCCACGAACTGGCCGACAAGGCCAGAGCATCCGACGCGCCAATGGTGGCGCTGAACACCCCGCCGCTGATGCATGGCGCCGCCCAGTGGGGCTCGCTGCGGTTTCTCTTCGAGGGCAACACGGTGGTGTTCGTCCGCAACTTCAGCGCAGAGGCGGTGTTCGACGCCATCGAGGCCAACCGGGTGACGACGATCGTGATCACCGGCGACGCCATGGCCCGCCCGCTGGTCGAAACCCTGGCCGAAAACCCCGACCGCTGGGACCTGTCCTCGCTGTTCGTCGTGTCCTCCAGCGCCGTCGTCTTCAGCCCGTCGGTCAAGGACCAGATGCTGGAGCTGCTCCCCGACATCATCATCGTCGACGCCATTGGCTCGTCGGAGAGCGGGATGAACGGCATGGTCGTCCAGACCAAGGGCCAGACCAGCACCCACGGCGGCGGCGGCCCCACCGTCACGGCCGGACGCGACGCCGTCGTGCTCGACGACCACCTCAACCCGATGCCCGCGGGTACCGGCGTGATCGGCCGGCTGGCCCGGGGCGGCAACATCCCGGTGGGCTACTACAAGGACCCTGAGAAGACCGCCACCACGTTCGTCACCGCCGCCGACGGCGTCCGCTACGCGGTCGCTGGCGACTTCGCCACCCTGGAGGCCGACGGCACGATCACCCTGCTCGGTCGCGGCTCGGTATCGATCAACTCCGGCGGCGAGAAGATCTTCCCCGAGGAGGTGGAAGGCGTCCTGAAGGCCCACCCCGGCGTGTACGACACCCTGGTGGTGGGGGTGCCCGACGACCGCTGGGGCCAGGCGGTATG
This window of the Candidatus Microthrix subdominans genome carries:
- a CDS encoding acyl-CoA synthetase, encoding MGFNIADLFERAVDAVPNRTAVVCGDASLTFAEFDVEANKMANHLLAEGIGAGDHIGIYAQNSVEWLIAMMAAFKVRGVPININFRYVEDELAYLFDNADLVALVHDRAYLDRIEAVTARVPGLRHFVMIEDGSDADPTRVGSVPWAEAVADASTERPQLERSGDDLYVLYTGGTTGMPKGVVWRHEDVFYALGGGVDAYTNERVTHGHELADKARASDAPMVALNTPPLMHGAAQWGSLRFLFEGNTVVFVRNFSAEAVFDAIEANRVTTIVITGDAMARPLVETLAENPDRWDLSSLFVVSSSAVVFSPSVKDQMLELLPDIIIVDAIGSSESGMNGMVVQTKGQTSTHGGGGPTVTAGRDAVVLDDHLNPMPAGTGVIGRLARGGNIPVGYYKDPEKTATTFVTAADGVRYAVAGDFATLEADGTITLLGRGSVSINSGGEKIFPEEVEGVLKAHPGVYDTLVVGVPDDRWGQAVCAVVQPRHADAPPELADLADHCRNHLAGYKVPRHLVLSDQIVRSPSGKPDYRWASGLADEQMDHTP